CTAAAGAAAATGAAATGACTGCTATAGATTCTATTGACATTTTAAACTTTGCAATTGCATTTACAATAATTGGAGGAGTATTAAGCTTAATTTTTGGAATCATAATGGTGATTAGTGGTGCAAACATAATGACATTAATTACCGATGTATGTGGAGGAGTAGTCTACGGATTCATTGTTGCAGCACTCACCGCAGCATCATACAACCTTTTAGCTCCAAAAATTGGAAAATTAAAAATAGAATTAATTGATTTATGAATCAATTAATTTTTACTTTCTCTTTTTATTTCAGGGACGTATCTCTTAAGCATCAATGAAAGAGATATTACTGTAACAGAACTCAATGCCATTGCCAAACCTGCCAAAGCAGGTTCAAATGTTATTCCAAAAGTAGGATATAAAATGCCTGCAGCTATTGGGATTAAAATAGTATTATACGCAAATGCCCAGAAAATGTTTTCTTTGATTCTTCTCATGACTTTTTTGGAAAATTGCACAGCAGCAACAACATTTTCCAAATCTCCTTCCATAATAACAATGTCCCCACTTTCCATAGCTATATCGGTTCCATTACCCATAGCCACACCAATATCTGCCTGAGTTAATGCAGGAGCATCATTAATACCGTCCCCAACAAATAAGACCTTTTTAGTATTATTCGCTTGAGTTTCCTTTACAATGTCCAGTTTATTTTCAGGAAGGATTCCCGCTTTGACATTATCAATTCCAACTTCACGAGCAACATTAAGCGCTGTAGACTCATTATCACCTGTCAACATATAAGTTTCAACATTCATCTTATGCAATTCATCAATAGTCCTTTTAGAATTGGCTTTAATCTTATCGGACAGACTTAAAATACCTTTTATTTTCTTATCCTGAGCCAAAAATATGATGGTTTTGCTTAGATTTTCAAGTTCATGATACTTCCCAACCGCTTCATCGGACACGCTAACATCAAAAGATTCCATCAAAGCAAGATTTCCTGCAAGAACTTCACTGGAGTTTAAATCAGCTTTAAGACCTTTGCCCGTTACGTTTTCAAATTCAGAAGTCTGATCAAGGTCTAAGTTTAATTCCTTGGCTTTGTTTACAATGGCTTTTGCTATTGGATGAGTTGAATTTTGCTCAATACTGGCGGCAAGCCTAATTAATTCCTCATCACTGATATCATAAGCGATAATGTCATCCACTTCAGGTTTTCCTTCAGTTATTGTTCCAGTCTTGTCAAAAGCAGCCACATCAATTTGACCGGCATTTTCCAAAGTATCTCCGTTTTTAATCAATATACCAAACTCGGCAGCTCTTCCAACACCAACAGTAACTGCTGTCGGAGTAGCCAATCCCAATGCACAAGGACATGCAACGACCAAAATAGAAATTAAGCAGGTTAGTGAAAACAACAATGAAGCGCCCAACACAAAATACCATATTAAAAATACAATGATGGCTATTGACAGGATAACTGGAATAAAGTAAGAAACAATGGTATTTGCAAATTTTTGAACCGGAGGTCTTGAAGATTGTGCTTTTTCAACCAAACGAATAATATTTGACAATACAGTTTCTTTTCCAATTTTTTCAGCCCTAATATGCAATACCCCATCCTGATTAATGGTTCCTGCAAAGACTTTTTCACCATCCTTTTTAACTTTAGGAATCGGTTCACCATTAATCATAGATTCATCAACATAAGACTCTCCACCAACAACTTCACCGTCTACAGGTATTTTTTCACCGGGTTTTACAAGCAATAAGTCATCCAAAACGATGTCTGCAATTGAAACCTCTTTTTGAGATACGATTTCACCATTTTCATCAATTTCAATAGCAGTTGCAACAGTCGGTTGAAGACCTATTAAATCACGAATAGAGTCGGAAGTACGTTTTTTAGCTCTTGCTTCAAGATATCTTCCAATCATTAAAAATGAAGGAAGCATTACTGCAGAATCATAGAACATGAATGTATGGTCTAAAACAATGCCAAATGTTCCAAAGATACTTGACACATAAGCTACTAAAATACCCATCGAATACATTACATCCATGTTTAAGTTTTTATGCATCAATCCGTTGATTCCTGCTTTTAGAATAGGTAAAGAAACATATAAAAAAGGAACAATACTTACAATTAATGAAAGCAATCCCATCGAAGAAACGTTAATTCCAGTTGCTTGGTGAATGCTGTGGGTAAGACCCATTAACGGGTCCCAACCGCTGAACATTAAAATCATCAATATTGCTGAAAAAATCAAACCGACAATAATCCTATTGCGTTTTTCCTTT
This window of the uncultured Methanobrevibacter sp. genome carries:
- a CDS encoding heavy metal translocating P-type ATPase — encoded protein: MVKHKHMDLPIEGMHCASCVLSVNKTFGKIEGVEEVDADLASNKLHITVDTKKISYEEMERLVKNLGFDLHCDEMTIRIQGMHCASCTMNVENFLIRLDGIFDVKADLTSQSARIRYDSSKVTLDEIEEVIVSLGFELLGVEGQTEIDEEAIYQQDLKEKRNRIIVGLIFSAILMILMFSGWDPLMGLTHSIHQATGINVSSMGLLSLIVSIVPFLYVSLPILKAGINGLMHKNLNMDVMYSMGILVAYVSSIFGTFGIVLDHTFMFYDSAVMLPSFLMIGRYLEARAKKRTSDSIRDLIGLQPTVATAIEIDENGEIVSQKEVSIADIVLDDLLLVKPGEKIPVDGEVVGGESYVDESMINGEPIPKVKKDGEKVFAGTINQDGVLHIRAEKIGKETVLSNIIRLVEKAQSSRPPVQKFANTIVSYFIPVILSIAIIVFLIWYFVLGASLLFSLTCLISILVVACPCALGLATPTAVTVGVGRAAEFGILIKNGDTLENAGQIDVAAFDKTGTITEGKPEVDDIIAYDISDEELIRLAASIEQNSTHPIAKAIVNKAKELNLDLDQTSEFENVTGKGLKADLNSSEVLAGNLALMESFDVSVSDEAVGKYHELENLSKTIIFLAQDKKIKGILSLSDKIKANSKRTIDELHKMNVETYMLTGDNESTALNVAREVGIDNVKAGILPENKLDIVKETQANNTKKVLFVGDGINDAPALTQADIGVAMGNGTDIAMESGDIVIMEGDLENVVAAVQFSKKVMRRIKENIFWAFAYNTILIPIAAGILYPTFGITFEPALAGLAMALSSVTVISLSLMLKRYVPEIKRESKN